In the Streptomyces fradiae ATCC 10745 = DSM 40063 genome, one interval contains:
- a CDS encoding alpha/beta fold hydrolase: protein MTTSRTLTVPGARLYYEVRGAGPLLLVMGAPMAAQEFAPLADALASDHTVVTHDPRGISGSILDDPERDSTPELRADDVAALLDALGAESADVFGSSGGAVTGLALVARHPGRVRTLVAHEPPLLELLPDAAEQRAATDDIIETFHREGVGAAWVKFMANAGFDVGGGADGAPTPPPGEPSEQDLADSARFFAHELRGTVRYVPDIPALTGGPTRVVVGVGAASAGLLTYPTSMALAELLGTAPVEFPGDHGGFLGQPEEFAGTLRRVLGGEGANGPFTR, encoded by the coding sequence ATGACCACCAGCCGCACCCTCACCGTCCCGGGCGCACGCCTGTACTACGAAGTCCGCGGCGCGGGACCGCTGCTGCTCGTCATGGGAGCGCCGATGGCCGCGCAGGAGTTCGCACCGCTGGCCGATGCGCTCGCGAGCGACCACACCGTCGTCACGCACGACCCGCGGGGCATCTCGGGCAGCATCCTCGACGACCCCGAGCGGGACTCCACGCCAGAACTGCGGGCAGATGACGTTGCCGCTCTCCTGGACGCCCTCGGAGCCGAGTCCGCGGACGTGTTCGGCAGCAGCGGTGGTGCGGTGACAGGGCTCGCGTTGGTCGCCCGGCATCCTGGGCGGGTACGCACGCTTGTCGCGCACGAGCCTCCCCTGCTGGAGCTGCTCCCCGATGCCGCTGAGCAGCGCGCCGCGACCGACGACATCATCGAGACCTTCCACCGGGAGGGCGTGGGGGCGGCGTGGGTGAAGTTCATGGCCAACGCCGGATTCGACGTCGGCGGCGGCGCGGACGGTGCCCCCACTCCGCCGCCGGGGGAGCCCTCGGAGCAGGACCTGGCCGACAGCGCCCGCTTCTTCGCCCATGAGCTGCGGGGCACCGTCCGCTACGTGCCTGACATCCCCGCGCTGACGGGCGGGCCGACCCGTGTCGTCGTCGGCGTCGGCGCCGCCTCGGCCGGCCTTCTCACGTACCCGACCTCGATGGCGCTGGCCGAACTGCTCGGCACAGCGCCGGTCGAGTTCCCCGGTGACCACGGCGGCTTCCTCGGGCAGCCCGAGGAGTTCGCCGGGACGCTGCGGCGGGTGCTGGGGGGCGAGGGAGCGAACGGGCCGTTCACGCGCTAG
- a CDS encoding GNAT family N-acetyltransferase, with protein sequence MTSSPRHDADLAGRPETPRVRRATAADGEAVTAVFLASRAAALPYLPRLHSDEQTRAWIEAVVLPGSTVWVAELGDPAEVVGFAALDGTVLDHLYLRPDVRRRGIGTALLETVREASPGRLSLHVFQRNTGARAFYERHGFLAGEFDDGSRNEENEPDVTYHWTAG encoded by the coding sequence ATGACCTCCTCCCCCCGCCACGACGCCGACCTCGCCGGGAGGCCGGAGACCCCGCGCGTCCGCCGGGCGACCGCCGCCGACGGCGAGGCCGTCACGGCCGTCTTCCTCGCCTCGCGGGCCGCCGCCCTGCCGTACCTGCCGCGCCTCCACAGCGACGAGCAGACCCGCGCGTGGATCGAGGCCGTCGTCCTGCCCGGCAGCACCGTCTGGGTGGCCGAACTGGGCGACCCGGCCGAGGTCGTCGGCTTCGCCGCCCTCGACGGCACCGTCCTCGACCACCTGTACCTGCGCCCCGACGTGCGGCGCCGGGGGATCGGCACGGCGCTGCTGGAGACCGTACGGGAGGCGTCGCCCGGGAGGTTGTCGCTCCACGTCTTCCAGCGCAACACCGGCGCCCGCGCCTTCTACGAGCGGCACGGCTTCCTCGCGGGCGAGTTCGACGACGGCAGCCGCAACGAGGAGAACGAGCCCGACGTCACCTATCACTGGACGGCCGGCTGA
- a CDS encoding GNAT family N-acetyltransferase translates to MEHTTRTGTPASAPSPAPAGTPASAPASAYVFRVARPEDGDAIGAVDGSFTTGTVFEVAAREDGFALREVAVEPPLTKVFPDDDPEDGEDDGGDGDGDADEPRVFVAADADGVLAGYAAVSYSAWNRRLVVEDIEVVPAHRGRGVGRGLMERAAAYARECGAAHLWLEVSNVNAPAVRAYRRMGFTLCGLDTTLYDGTASRGEFALYMSRPCS, encoded by the coding sequence ATGGAACACACCACCCGCACCGGCACGCCCGCCTCCGCCCCGTCCCCCGCCCCCGCGGGCACGCCCGCCTCCGCCCCCGCGTCCGCCTACGTCTTCCGGGTCGCACGCCCCGAGGACGGTGACGCCATCGGGGCGGTCGACGGGTCCTTCACCACCGGCACCGTGTTCGAGGTCGCCGCGCGGGAGGACGGCTTCGCGCTGCGGGAGGTGGCCGTGGAACCGCCGCTCACCAAGGTGTTCCCGGACGACGACCCGGAGGACGGGGAGGACGACGGCGGAGACGGGGACGGGGACGCCGATGAGCCGAGGGTGTTCGTGGCCGCCGACGCCGACGGCGTGCTCGCCGGGTACGCCGCCGTCTCGTACTCCGCGTGGAACCGGCGGCTCGTCGTCGAGGACATCGAGGTCGTACCCGCCCACCGGGGGCGCGGCGTGGGGCGCGGGCTGATGGAGCGCGCCGCCGCGTACGCGCGCGAGTGCGGCGCCGCGCACCTGTGGCTGGAGGTGAGCAACGTCAACGCCCCGGCCGTGCGCGCGTACCGCCGGATGGGCTTCACCCTCTGCGGGCTCGACACCACCCTGTACGACGGCACCGCCTCGCGCGGCGAGTTCGCCCTGTACATGAGCAGGCCCTGCTCCTGA
- a CDS encoding calcium-binding protein — MPRVQRGRPGRRAAALLIVCVQLAAASALTGLTAPGAGAAEARTCFGVAATTTGTEGTPGDDVIVGTPGPDVIDGGGGDDVVCGGGGDDRITGGPGDDRLFGEAGSDRLDGGAGHDVLVGDHGARTGDAAGPAGADRLSGGAGVDLLVGDAYAAQGAASGAAEDVLEGGTDDDTLVGDSRGDTAAGGADDVLEGDEGHDSLVGDSWGLYGASGAGDDVLREGPGEYGDATGDCAVLAGDARGAGGDDFVDLGEDGGYGAWGDHHAPRGTAAGSGDDRVLGGAAEEYVLAGDSAYGDPAGATGGEDLVEGRGGNDRLFGDNVDVRADGAGGTGESARAGGAADRLDGGEGDDVLRGGPADDRADGAAGTDDCDGEAGADTEVACEI, encoded by the coding sequence ATGCCACGCGTGCAGCGCGGGAGACCCGGCCGCCGGGCCGCCGCCCTCCTCATCGTCTGCGTCCAGCTCGCCGCCGCGTCCGCGCTCACCGGCCTCACGGCGCCGGGCGCGGGCGCCGCCGAGGCGCGGACCTGCTTCGGTGTGGCCGCCACGACCACCGGCACGGAGGGCACGCCCGGTGACGACGTGATCGTGGGCACGCCGGGCCCGGACGTCATCGACGGCGGCGGGGGCGACGACGTGGTCTGTGGCGGTGGCGGCGACGACCGGATCACGGGCGGACCGGGCGACGACCGCCTGTTCGGGGAGGCCGGGAGCGACCGGCTGGACGGCGGGGCCGGGCACGACGTGCTGGTGGGCGACCACGGGGCGCGGACCGGCGACGCGGCCGGACCGGCGGGCGCCGACCGGCTGAGCGGCGGCGCCGGTGTGGACCTGCTGGTCGGCGACGCCTACGCCGCGCAGGGCGCCGCGTCCGGCGCCGCCGAGGACGTGCTGGAGGGCGGAACGGACGACGACACCCTGGTCGGGGACAGCCGGGGCGACACCGCGGCCGGCGGCGCCGACGACGTACTGGAGGGCGACGAGGGGCACGACAGCCTGGTGGGCGACTCGTGGGGCCTGTACGGGGCGTCGGGCGCCGGTGACGACGTACTGCGGGAGGGGCCCGGCGAGTACGGCGACGCCACCGGGGACTGCGCGGTCCTCGCGGGCGACGCGCGGGGCGCGGGCGGGGACGACTTCGTGGACCTCGGCGAGGACGGCGGGTACGGGGCCTGGGGCGACCACCACGCGCCTCGGGGCACGGCCGCCGGGTCGGGCGACGACCGGGTGCTGGGCGGTGCGGCGGAGGAGTACGTGCTGGCCGGCGACAGTGCGTACGGCGACCCGGCGGGGGCGACGGGCGGCGAGGACCTGGTGGAGGGCCGGGGCGGGAACGACCGGCTGTTCGGCGACAACGTCGACGTGCGGGCGGACGGCGCCGGCGGGACCGGCGAGTCGGCGCGGGCGGGGGGCGCCGCCGACCGCCTGGACGGCGGGGAGGGCGACGACGTGCTGCGCGGCGGCCCCGCCGACGACCGCGCGGACGGGGCGGCGGGTACGGACGACTGCGACGGCGAGGCCGGAGCGGACACCGAGGTCGCCTGCGAGATCTGA
- a CDS encoding 4'-phosphopantetheinyl transferase family protein, translating into MIDLLLPPEVSVAEAFHDPPDLPLLGTEPEEVSRAVEKRRREFTTVRWCARRALAGLGVGPVPIPRGERGAPVWPDRIVGSMTHCHGYRAAAVARDTDLRALGIDAEEHQPLPEGVLRLVASETERAHLAELARHQPDVHWDRLLFSAKESVYKAWFPLARRWLGHEDAELVFAVEGTFAARLHQRDPAVPAEGFTGRWAVDGPLAATVVTVPLP; encoded by the coding sequence GTGATCGACCTGCTGCTGCCGCCCGAGGTGTCCGTCGCCGAGGCGTTCCACGACCCGCCGGACCTGCCGCTGCTCGGCACCGAGCCGGAGGAGGTGAGCCGGGCGGTCGAGAAGCGGCGCCGGGAGTTCACGACCGTCCGCTGGTGCGCGCGGCGGGCGCTCGCCGGGCTCGGGGTCGGGCCGGTGCCCATACCGCGCGGCGAGCGCGGGGCGCCCGTGTGGCCGGACCGGATCGTCGGCAGCATGACGCACTGCCACGGCTACCGTGCGGCGGCCGTGGCACGCGACACGGACCTGCGGGCCCTGGGGATCGACGCCGAGGAGCATCAGCCGCTGCCGGAGGGAGTCCTGCGCCTGGTCGCGTCGGAGACCGAGCGGGCGCACCTCGCGGAGCTGGCCCGGCACCAGCCGGACGTGCACTGGGACCGGCTGCTGTTCAGCGCCAAGGAGTCGGTGTACAAGGCGTGGTTCCCGCTGGCCCGCCGATGGCTCGGCCACGAGGACGCGGAGCTGGTCTTCGCGGTGGAGGGGACGTTCGCGGCGCGGCTGCACCAGCGCGACCCGGCCGTCCCGGCGGAGGGCTTCACGGGGCGCTGGGCGGTCGACGGGCCCCTGGCGGCCACGGTGGTGACCGTACCGCTGCCGTGA
- a CDS encoding hyaluronoglucosaminidase produces MGVTRRLFLGGFTAGAVTVAAGGDAVAAEAGGDAVAAEAAGETTVFDGPVVAPRFSTDSTVNSGFFRTTSTTEHAVTVHQAATSGKGVALNIVSDNPDDSTVYVKGHERAQRGTVKITHVGAADGSDAGASAVSIDLTVAGTAAQGIFLNAANGPTQGNLICLRNNGRDDFVVKGSGRVGIGMDIGANPWSQLHVVQRPGTPSALMVEGLVRVTDAAAAPTGVDSRGGGVLYAENGALMWRGPHTVTRIAPA; encoded by the coding sequence ATGGGCGTGACACGAAGGCTGTTCCTCGGCGGGTTCACGGCGGGCGCGGTGACCGTCGCGGCCGGGGGCGATGCGGTGGCGGCCGAAGCCGGCGGCGATGCGGTGGCGGCGGAGGCGGCGGGCGAGACCACGGTCTTCGACGGGCCGGTCGTGGCGCCGAGGTTCAGCACGGACTCGACGGTCAACTCGGGCTTCTTCAGAACCACCTCGACGACCGAGCACGCGGTGACGGTCCACCAGGCCGCCACCTCGGGCAAGGGCGTCGCCCTGAACATCGTCTCGGACAACCCCGACGACTCGACCGTCTACGTCAAGGGCCACGAGCGGGCCCAGCGCGGCACGGTGAAGATCACGCACGTGGGCGCGGCGGACGGGTCCGACGCGGGCGCCTCGGCCGTGTCGATCGACCTCACCGTGGCGGGGACGGCCGCCCAGGGCATCTTCCTGAACGCGGCGAACGGCCCCACCCAGGGCAATCTGATCTGCCTGCGCAACAACGGCCGCGACGACTTCGTCGTCAAGGGCAGCGGCCGGGTCGGCATCGGCATGGACATCGGCGCGAACCCGTGGTCGCAGCTGCACGTGGTGCAGCGGCCGGGCACCCCGTCGGCCCTGATGGTCGAGGGCCTGGTCCGCGTCACCGACGCCGCCGCGGCCCCGACGGGTGTCGACTCACGCGGCGGCGGGGTGCTGTACGCGGAGAACGGCGCCCTGATGTGGCGCGGCCCCCACACGGTCACCCGCATCGCCCCTGCCTGA
- a CDS encoding phosphoribosyltransferase, which translates to MRFEDRRDAGRLLGESVRERAAGQDWPDPVVIALPRGGVPVGAQVARALDAPLDVLVVRKIGAPGRPEVGIGAIAGEAPPLFDGRALRMLGITPDELGADVARERTELHRREALYRRGAPAPDLRGRAVVLVDDGLATGVTARAAARLLREEEPERLVLAVPVGDRRAVAELRTEVDDLVCLSQPADFRAVGLWYEDFEQVGDEEVLGVLAGLAVPARLRPTRHR; encoded by the coding sequence GTGCGGTTCGAGGACCGGCGCGACGCCGGGCGCCTGCTCGGTGAGTCGGTACGGGAGCGGGCGGCCGGTCAGGACTGGCCGGACCCGGTCGTCATCGCCCTGCCGCGGGGCGGGGTCCCGGTCGGGGCACAGGTGGCGCGCGCGCTCGACGCCCCGCTGGACGTGCTGGTCGTACGGAAGATCGGCGCGCCCGGCCGCCCGGAGGTGGGGATCGGCGCCATCGCCGGGGAGGCCCCGCCCCTCTTCGACGGGCGGGCGCTGCGGATGCTCGGCATCACCCCGGACGAGCTGGGGGCGGACGTGGCGCGGGAGCGCACCGAACTGCACCGGCGGGAGGCCCTGTACCGGCGGGGCGCCCCGGCCCCGGACCTGCGGGGCCGGGCGGTCGTCCTGGTGGACGACGGGCTGGCGACGGGCGTCACGGCGCGCGCGGCGGCGCGGCTGCTGCGGGAAGAGGAGCCCGAGCGGCTGGTGCTGGCCGTTCCGGTGGGCGACCGCCGGGCGGTGGCCGAACTGCGGACGGAGGTGGACGACCTGGTGTGCCTCTCCCAGCCGGCCGACTTCCGGGCGGTCGGGCTCTGGTACGAGGACTTCGAGCAGGTGGGGGACGAGGAGGTGCTCGGGGTACTGGCCGGTCTCGCCGTACCGGCGCGCCTCCGCCCGACCCGCCACCGGTGA
- a CDS encoding dienelactone hydrolase family protein — protein sequence MLEEVVLPAADGSALHGDLALPTSAPTMVVFAHGSGSSRHSPRNRAVAAALQKAGMGTLLMDLLTEREERHDLLTAEYRFDIDLLAGRVVSAVDWLESEPATRSLGIGLFGASTGAAAALRAAAERPLRVRSVVSRGGRPDLAGDALAGVAAPVLLIVGGDDPEVLRLNREAAERLRVAHRVEVVPGAGHLFEEPGALDHVIRAAREWFRRPGGDTFDAPARPDGGGHR from the coding sequence ATTCTGGAAGAGGTCGTCCTGCCCGCCGCCGACGGCTCCGCACTGCACGGAGACCTGGCCCTGCCCACGTCCGCCCCGACCATGGTGGTGTTCGCGCACGGCAGCGGCAGCTCACGGCACAGCCCGCGCAACCGGGCCGTCGCCGCGGCGCTCCAGAAGGCGGGCATGGGCACACTGCTGATGGACCTGCTCACCGAGCGGGAGGAGCGGCACGATCTGCTGACCGCCGAGTACCGGTTCGACATCGACCTGCTGGCCGGGAGGGTCGTCTCCGCCGTCGACTGGCTGGAGAGCGAACCGGCGACGCGGTCGCTGGGAATCGGCCTGTTCGGTGCCAGTACGGGCGCCGCGGCGGCGCTGCGGGCGGCGGCGGAGCGGCCGCTGCGGGTGCGGTCGGTCGTGTCGAGGGGCGGGCGCCCCGATCTGGCCGGGGACGCGCTGGCCGGGGTCGCGGCGCCCGTACTTCTGATCGTCGGCGGCGACGACCCGGAGGTCCTGCGCCTGAACCGGGAGGCCGCCGAGCGGCTGAGGGTCGCACACCGCGTGGAGGTCGTGCCGGGGGCCGGGCACCTCTTCGAGGAGCCGGGCGCGCTCGACCATGTGATCCGCGCGGCACGCGAGTGGTTCCGGCGGCCGGGCGGCGACACGTTCGACGCGCCCGCGCGGCCCGATGGAGGAGGTCACCGGTGA
- a CDS encoding amidohydrolase family protein has translation MPIIDVHAHVGHWPFHLTSGDADTNLAQMDRYGIDLQIVSASEAVVLDAVAGNAALHKALATRPRLLGYAVVNPNRIEESAADLRRCLDSGRFVGAKIHTTYPGRLPGSPEMAAAFDVVAEAGVPLLLHTWGSEVTLLPELVEARPGLRVILGHAGGDAWREAAHAAAACDRLYLEHCRTATDAGRIAYAREAGVPVERLLFGTDATLIDPCVSLGVIRDAHFTEAELEHVLWRNAARLFALDV, from the coding sequence ATGCCGATCATCGATGTGCACGCCCACGTGGGCCACTGGCCGTTCCACCTGACGTCGGGCGACGCCGACACGAACCTGGCGCAGATGGACCGGTACGGCATCGACCTGCAGATCGTCTCCGCCTCCGAGGCCGTCGTCCTGGACGCCGTCGCGGGGAACGCCGCCCTCCACAAGGCGCTCGCCACCCGGCCGAGGCTCCTCGGGTACGCGGTGGTCAACCCCAACCGCATCGAGGAGAGCGCCGCCGACTTGCGCCGGTGCCTCGACAGCGGGCGGTTCGTCGGCGCGAAGATCCACACCACGTATCCGGGCCGGCTGCCGGGCTCCCCGGAGATGGCCGCCGCCTTCGACGTGGTCGCCGAGGCGGGCGTGCCGCTGCTGCTGCACACCTGGGGGAGCGAGGTCACCCTCCTGCCCGAGCTGGTCGAGGCGCGTCCCGGGCTGCGCGTCATCCTCGGGCACGCGGGCGGCGACGCCTGGCGCGAGGCGGCGCACGCCGCGGCCGCCTGCGACCGGCTGTACCTGGAGCACTGCCGTACCGCCACCGACGCCGGGCGCATCGCGTACGCCCGCGAGGCCGGAGTGCCCGTCGAGCGGCTGCTGTTCGGCACGGACGCCACGCTCATCGACCCGTGCGTCTCGCTCGGTGTCATCCGCGACGCGCACTTCACCGAAGCCGAGCTCGAGCACGTGCTGTGGCGCAACGCCGCCCGCCTCTTCGCGCTGGACGTCTGA
- a CDS encoding RICIN domain-containing protein — translation MPGRRRMQKTPRRKPRRLILATAAAAVLATAGTVAYQGMYAADAPSAVASGPRTAVVPAAAAPSAAPEPAASPARDEKTEPITEVPKSDPRKGMVYKGLKPAPENDSCEGVYRTDSGHCTHGPDAPPPGVDIKKDTPPAVKAAVPAEDPATAPREAGGAPSAPASAPALDAAAAAKGGGSTAEPPAAATPARTGGTGGTAASGPAGQTVQCEGDGTTGNRVQVVYVHAPGQDRYAQYLPSFRKWAADADLIYSESARDTGGVRHIRYVTAADCTPTVLNIEVPASALAEFSATNRALAAKGLDRRDRKYMIFADAQVYCGIGTFAGDERPTQNNLSNFGPSYGRTDSGCWGGHTAAHELGHNLGAVNNSAPNTSRGAHCTDEWDVMCYSDSPYYPQMRTVCGDRNHENRLDCNNDDYFHTNPRPGSYLATHWNIADNQFLMRQKGNGTGPNPDPTPTPTPTPTPTPSPTGGTGTPTGPDVTVGQIARDSAVATWRAVPGAAWYQVHLNGRPAGWVNSPSARLYNLTPDTAYTVAVSVRDTSGRDGRPGRATSFRTAGQSGDGTNPAPGTRYVLANGATGNAAEVWGGRTADGTVLVGSQRNGYAQQQWYLDDAGSGKVRIRSAVSGKCLQPGGTPSAGMWVAQQRCSGAANQQWRVSRAGGGVTVTAGDSRYVLGVSNRPYYGSWLIELQHPSGGAAQVWTVQQP, via the coding sequence GTGCCCGGACGTCGAAGAATGCAGAAGACGCCCCGTCGAAAGCCCCGCCGCCTCATACTCGCGACCGCCGCGGCAGCCGTGCTGGCCACGGCCGGCACGGTGGCCTACCAGGGGATGTACGCGGCCGACGCCCCGTCAGCGGTGGCGAGCGGCCCCCGGACGGCGGTCGTCCCCGCGGCGGCGGCGCCCAGCGCGGCGCCCGAACCGGCGGCCTCGCCGGCCCGCGACGAGAAGACCGAGCCCATCACCGAGGTGCCCAAGAGCGACCCCCGCAAGGGCATGGTCTACAAGGGCCTCAAGCCGGCCCCGGAGAACGACTCCTGCGAGGGGGTCTACCGCACCGACAGCGGCCACTGCACGCACGGCCCCGACGCCCCGCCGCCCGGCGTCGACATCAAGAAGGACACCCCGCCGGCCGTGAAGGCCGCTGTCCCCGCCGAGGACCCCGCCACCGCTCCGCGCGAAGCGGGCGGCGCCCCGAGCGCCCCGGCCTCCGCGCCCGCGCTCGACGCCGCCGCGGCGGCCAAGGGCGGCGGGAGCACCGCCGAACCGCCCGCCGCGGCCACACCCGCCCGCACCGGCGGCACCGGCGGCACGGCGGCGAGCGGACCCGCCGGGCAGACCGTGCAGTGCGAGGGCGACGGCACCACCGGCAACCGCGTGCAGGTCGTCTACGTCCACGCCCCCGGCCAGGACCGGTACGCCCAGTACCTGCCGTCCTTCCGCAAGTGGGCCGCCGACGCCGACCTCATCTACTCCGAGAGCGCCCGCGACACCGGCGGCGTCCGCCACATCCGGTACGTCACGGCGGCCGACTGCACGCCCACCGTGCTCAACATCGAGGTCCCGGCCTCCGCGCTCGCCGAGTTCAGCGCCACCAACCGCGCCCTCGCCGCCAAGGGCCTCGACCGTCGCGACCGCAAGTACATGATCTTCGCGGACGCCCAGGTCTACTGCGGCATCGGCACCTTCGCGGGCGACGAGCGCCCCACCCAGAACAACCTGAGCAACTTCGGCCCCTCATACGGCCGTACGGACTCCGGCTGCTGGGGCGGCCACACCGCCGCCCACGAACTGGGCCACAACCTCGGCGCGGTGAACAACAGCGCCCCCAACACCAGCCGGGGCGCCCACTGCACCGACGAGTGGGACGTCATGTGCTACTCGGACAGCCCCTACTACCCGCAGATGCGCACCGTCTGCGGCGACCGGAACCACGAGAACCGGCTCGACTGCAACAACGACGACTACTTCCACACCAACCCCAGGCCCGGCAGCTACCTGGCCACGCACTGGAACATCGCCGACAACCAGTTCCTGATGCGCCAGAAGGGCAACGGCACCGGACCGAACCCCGACCCGACCCCCACCCCCACCCCCACCCCGACCCCGACGCCGAGCCCCACGGGCGGCACCGGGACCCCGACGGGCCCCGACGTCACCGTCGGCCAGATCGCCCGGGACTCCGCCGTCGCGACCTGGCGCGCCGTCCCCGGCGCCGCCTGGTACCAGGTCCACCTCAACGGCAGGCCCGCGGGCTGGGTCAACTCCCCCAGCGCCCGCCTCTACAACCTGACCCCGGACACCGCCTACACGGTCGCCGTCTCCGTCCGCGACACGTCCGGCCGCGACGGCCGCCCCGGCCGCGCCACCTCGTTCCGCACCGCGGGACAGAGCGGCGACGGCACGAACCCGGCGCCCGGCACCCGGTACGTGCTCGCCAACGGCGCCACCGGCAACGCCGCCGAGGTGTGGGGCGGCCGGACCGCCGACGGCACCGTCCTCGTCGGCTCGCAGCGCAACGGCTACGCGCAGCAGCAGTGGTACCTCGACGACGCGGGCAGCGGCAAGGTCCGCATCCGCTCCGCCGTGTCCGGCAAGTGCCTCCAGCCGGGCGGCACCCCGTCCGCCGGCATGTGGGTCGCCCAGCAGCGGTGCTCCGGCGCGGCGAACCAGCAGTGGCGCGTCAGCCGCGCCGGCGGCGGCGTCACGGTCACCGCGGGCGACAGCCGCTACGTCCTGGGCGTCAGCAACCGCCCGTACTACGGCTCCTGGCTGATCGAGCTCCAGCACCCGTCGGGCGGCGCCGCCCAGGTCTGGACGGTCCAGCAGCCGTGA